In one Drosophila albomicans strain 15112-1751.03 chromosome X, ASM965048v2, whole genome shotgun sequence genomic region, the following are encoded:
- the LOC117571867 gene encoding U3 small nucleolar RNA-associated protein 6 homolog — MGEFIAEMQERLLPEYEQMKNFQIFTPEQIRECVRKRERLLLNVTKSQISIADYLDFIVYETQMHATITEKEKVSGMKLRGLKTSIATRIIRMYREMLVKFAHEKRLWNNFIKFSKKSAPQEVAGIYEKMLSYHGGDPETWTSAALWLYEYSRLNVTRAESLLLRGLQRHPSSELINKVFFDILLKEAQQADSKRTLADNTISEQDIRLERVMAVYKNSLNHITHWDYFLKLLEVCEDYPEMTVDLQGAIIDDMQTKFSRKPALWDALAKRELRGFHLADLNDYMKSKNNDDANGEPSEKKSRVQTDNNDDENIDEQTGRRRVWKTRTKKSCIEMCVQIYKSAVQYTATPEMWNLYLETMLSLSRNHKTERNLIQQCLANALQDGHNSKLMDAKHYATLSMILGNSDSGGDACVRILTEALEFDQSLRMHELLMAALIRIDDEPNVHKLFGQVRRTLGAAALPIWQSCISYYRARGDAQSRRRLNDIYTLACKETWPEFVALRCSYLRYLWHEHSPTKARDEYAKLALQPPMSVQLHREMIELLESTELRDLPTIKSWRMCYEFMATYFGKTEPVVWVDYLTFERDYGETKNISLLCQRARSTLEANLVPEFEEKRALAYIGAVI, encoded by the exons ATGGGTGAATTTATTGCAGAAATGCAGGAGCGGCTCCTGCCTGAGTATGAGCAAATGAAGAACTTTCAGATCTTTACGCCAGAGCAAATCAG aGAATGCGTACGCAAACGTGAACGTTTGCTATTGAATGTGACTAAGAGCCAAATAAGCATAGCCGACTATTTGGATTTTATAGTGTACGAGACACAAATGCATGCTACGATTACcgagaaagaaaaagtaaGCGGCATGAAATTGCGCGGTTTGAAGACTTCGATAGCCACGCGCATCATTCGCATGTATCGCGAGATGCTGGTGAAGTTTGCGCACGAAAAGCGGCTGTGGAATAACTTCATCAAATTCAGCAAGAAGTCGGCGCCTCAAGAGGTGGCGGGCATTTATGAAAAGATGTTGTCG TATCATGGTGGTGATCCTGAGACCTGGACTAGTGCTGCCTTGTGGTTATATGAATACAGTCGCCTCAATGTAACTCGTGCCGAGAGCCTGCTGTTGCGCGGTCTTCAACGTCATCCTTCTTCCGAGCTCATTAACAAGGTCTTCTTCGATATACTTCTCAAGGAGGCGCAACAGGCGGACAGCAAGCGCACGTTAGCTGATAATACGATATCGGAGCAGGATATTCGATTGGAACGCGTTATGGCcgtttataaaaatagtttgaaTCACATAACACACTGGGATTATTTCCTCAAATTGCTCGAGGTGTGCGAAGATTATCCCGAGATGACGGTGGATCTGCAGGGCGCAATCATTGACGACATGCAAACGAAATTCTCGCGTAAACCAGCTTTGTGGGATGCTTTGGCCAAGCGTGAATTACGTGGCTTTCATTTGGCTGATTTAAATGATTATATGAAGTCGAAAAATAACGACGACGCTAATGGCGAACCAAGTGAGAAAAAGTCTCGAGTTCAAACTGATAACAATGATGATGAGAACATCGATGAGCAGACGGGGCGACGACGTGTATGGAAGACGCGCACTAAGAAGTCGTGTATTGAGATGTGCGTACAAATCTATAAATCGGCTGTGCAATATACGGCCACGCCGGAGATGTGGAATTTGTATTTGGAGACGATGTTGTCACTCAGTCGCAATCACAAAACTGAACGCAACTTGATACAACAGTGTTTGGCCAATGCGCTGCAGGACGGCCACAATTCCAAGTTGATGGATGCCAAGCATTATGCCACATTGAGCATGATACTGGGCAACAGCGATAGTGGCGGCGATGCTTGTGTACGCATTCTAACCGAAGCCCTGGAGTTTGATCAATCGCTGCGTATGCATGAGTTACTGATGGCGGCGCTCATACGCATCGATGATGAACCGAATGTGCACAAGCTGTTTGGTCAGGTGCGGCGCACTCTGGGTGCCGCTGCCTTGCCCATTTGGCAAAGTTGCATTAGCTATTATCGAGCACGCGGTGATGCGCAGTCGAGACGGCGACTTAACGATATCTATACGTTGGCTTGTAAGGAGACGTGGCCGGAGTTTGTCGCCCTTCGTTGTAGCTACTTGCGCTATCTGTGGCACGAACATTCGCCGACAAAGGCGCGCGATGAGTACGCCAAATTGGCACTGCAGCCGCCCATGTCAGTGCAGTTGCATCGTGAAATGATCGAGCTGCTGGAGAGCACCGAACTCAGG gATTTACCGACGATCAAATCGTGGCGTATGTGCTATGAATTTATGGCCACATATTTTGGTAAAACGGAACCAGTTGTCTGGGTGGACTATTTGACCTTTGAGCGGGATTATGGCGAGACCAAGAACATCTCATTGCTTTGCCAACGTGCACGCTCTACGCTGGAGGCGAATCTTGTGCCCGAATTTGAAGAGAAACGTGCTTTGGCCTATATTGGTGCCGTAATATGA
- the LOC117571868 gene encoding chromobox protein homolog 3, producing MAEFIVERVEDKRLVNGRIQYYLKWKGYPRSENTWEPVENLDCPDLIATFEESLKNNKKDQTGMIGNNKKRLSTSSTPESIRSKRKFFMEDETDEQKKLIGFDRGLEPSKILGATNYSGYLMFLMKWKGSDHADLVPAKLANLKCPQIVIQFYEERLTWHTDNGNGNGNGGGSGSGSACDDSAHIGSDGNPDSAAGASPTASLNDENIKPDAASVESAGGGGNDNTI from the coding sequence ATGGCTGAGTTTATTGTGGAACGTGTTGAGGACAAACGGCTTGTGAATGGTCGAATTCAATATTACTTAAAGTGGAAGGGATATCCACGCAGCGAAAACACTTGGGAGCCGGTGGAAAATCTCGATTGTCCTGATTTGATTGCCACCTTTGAGGAATCACTGAAGAATAACAAAAAGGATCAAACCGGAATGATCGGCAACAATAAGAAACGTTTGTCCACATCATCGACACCAGAATCCATTCGCAGCAAACGCAAATTTTTTATGGAGGACGAAACCGATGAACAAAAGAAATTGATTGGTTTCGATCGCGGCCTCGAACCATCGAAAATATTGGGTGCCACCAACTATTCCGGATATTTGATGTTCCTCATGAAATGGAAGGGTAGCGATCATGCGGATCTTGTGCCCGCCAAGCTGGCTAATCTGAAGTGTCCCCAGATTGTTATACAGTTCTACGAAGAGCGTCTCACATGGCACACTGACAATGGgaatggcaacggcaatggAGGTGGAAGCGGTAGTGGAAGTGCATGCGACGATAGTGCGCATATTGGCAGCGATGGAAATCCGGACAGCGCAGCTGGTGCAAGTCCTACTGCCAGCTTGAACGATGAGAATATAAAGCCGGATGCAGCCAGCGTTGAATCAGCAGGTGGAGGAGGGAATGACAACACCATTTAA